The Saprospiraceae bacterium genome includes a window with the following:
- a CDS encoding trypsin-like peptidase domain-containing protein: MKTFFQLLMAGIAGGLIVLAGLKFSETESDTSDIQKATFTNFNMSPVPYTGSDFVESAKKSTGSVVHIFAEESDEQVNAKRKNQRRDPFFDLFGFDDFFGGNNFYPKNGSGSGVIYTSDGHIVTNNHVVGFADKITVTDANGKKYAAKKIGTDESTDLAVIKIENTGNLLPIKVGDSEKVQVGEWVLAVGNPFGYLTSTVTAGIVSAKGRSLDIIRNEKAIEEFIQTDAAINPGNSGGALVNLQGELIGINTAIATPTGVFAGYSFAIPSKIVKKVIKDITDKGGNIERTNLGVGGYDINDEIVKEYGLELKGKKGFYVEEVEKRSAAQMGGLLPGDVIVEINSTPINNYDDIEKTMKYNKVGDRINIRVNRNGKEIILPVQLKKSF, encoded by the coding sequence ATGAAGACATTTTTTCAGTTGCTGATGGCGGGCATAGCCGGTGGTCTGATCGTCTTGGCCGGTCTGAAGTTTTCAGAAACCGAATCTGACACATCAGATATACAAAAAGCTACTTTTACTAATTTTAATATGTCACCGGTTCCATATACCGGGAGTGATTTTGTCGAGAGCGCAAAAAAATCAACCGGGTCTGTTGTACATATCTTCGCAGAAGAAAGTGATGAACAGGTAAATGCAAAAAGAAAAAACCAAAGACGCGACCCGTTTTTTGATCTTTTTGGATTTGATGATTTTTTTGGAGGCAACAATTTTTACCCCAAAAATGGTAGCGGGTCGGGTGTAATATATACATCAGATGGTCATATAGTCACCAATAATCACGTAGTCGGTTTTGCTGATAAAATCACAGTGACTGATGCCAATGGCAAAAAATACGCAGCAAAAAAGATAGGTACTGATGAATCAACCGACCTTGCCGTCATAAAAATAGAAAACACAGGCAATCTGCTTCCTATCAAAGTAGGCGACTCTGAAAAAGTACAGGTGGGTGAGTGGGTACTGGCTGTGGGTAATCCATTTGGATACCTTACATCCACGGTGACCGCCGGCATAGTAAGTGCCAAAGGAAGGTCACTGGATATCATAAGAAATGAAAAAGCCATAGAGGAGTTTATCCAGACCGATGCCGCCATCAACCCTGGTAATAGTGGTGGTGCTTTGGTCAATCTGCAAGGTGAACTGATAGGTATTAATACCGCTATCGCTACCCCTACAGGCGTCTTTGCAGGATATTCTTTTGCAATTCCTTCAAAAATTGTAAAAAAAGTAATCAAAGACATTACAGATAAAGGTGGCAATATCGAAAGAACAAATCTTGGTGTAGGTGGCTACGATATCAACGATGAAATCGTAAAGGAATATGGCCTTGAATTGAAAGGAAAGAAAGGGTTTTATGTAGAAGAAGTTGAAAAAAGAAGTGCTGCACAGATGGGTGGTTTACTACCCGGAGATGTGATTGTAGAGATTAATAGCACTCCTATAAATAATTATGATGATATAGAAAAAACGATGAAGTATAATAAGGTTGGTGATAGGATCAATATCAGAGTCAACAGAAATGGTAAAGAAATCATATTGCCCGTACAGCTTAAAAAATCGTTTTAG
- a CDS encoding adenosylhomocysteinase has protein sequence MVHTEKTLAYKVKDISLAEWGRKEITLAEAEMPGLMSLREEFGQSKPLQGARVAGCLHMTIQTAVLIETLKELGAEVTWSSCNIFSTQDHAAAAIAAAGIPVFAWKGMNEEEFDWCIEQTLFAFEDGQPLNMILDDGGDLTNMVFDRYPELVDGIRGLSEETTTGVHRLYEREKKGTLKLPAININDSVTKSKFDNKYGCKESLVDSIRRATDVMMAGKVAVVAGYGDVGKGSAASLRGAGCRVVVTEIDPICALQAAMDGFAVKKMDTALIEASIVVTATGNKNIIREEHFRKMNDKTIVCNIGHFDNEIDMAWLNKNYGHTKDVIKPQVDLYNIDGKDIILLAEGRLVNLGCATGHPSFVMSNSFTNQVLAQLELWTNTDKYENKVYTLPKHLDEKVARLHLAKIGVELEELSADQAEYIGVTVQGPYKPEYYRY, from the coding sequence ATGGTACATACAGAAAAAACATTGGCTTACAAAGTCAAAGATATCAGCCTTGCTGAGTGGGGAAGAAAAGAGATTACCCTTGCAGAGGCTGAGATGCCAGGTCTTATGTCTCTGAGAGAAGAATTTGGTCAATCCAAACCTCTACAGGGTGCGAGGGTTGCTGGTTGTCTTCACATGACAATTCAGACAGCTGTATTGATAGAAACATTAAAAGAGTTGGGCGCTGAAGTGACCTGGTCTTCTTGCAATATTTTTTCCACTCAGGATCATGCTGCTGCTGCGATTGCTGCTGCCGGAATTCCTGTTTTTGCCTGGAAAGGTATGAATGAAGAGGAGTTTGACTGGTGTATCGAGCAGACCTTATTTGCATTTGAAGATGGCCAACCACTCAATATGATCCTAGATGATGGAGGTGATCTTACCAATATGGTTTTTGACAGATATCCTGAACTCGTAGATGGTATCAGAGGTCTTTCAGAAGAGACCACTACAGGAGTACACAGGCTTTACGAAAGAGAGAAAAAAGGCACATTAAAACTTCCTGCTATCAATATCAATGACTCAGTAACCAAGTCAAAATTTGACAATAAGTACGGGTGTAAAGAGTCTTTAGTGGACTCAATCAGACGCGCTACTGATGTGATGATGGCAGGTAAGGTTGCTGTTGTAGCGGGATATGGTGATGTAGGAAAAGGGTCTGCTGCTTCTCTGAGAGGTGCCGGATGCAGAGTGGTAGTAACAGAGATTGACCCTATCTGCGCTTTGCAGGCGGCTATGGATGGTTTTGCTGTCAAAAAAATGGATACGGCCCTTATAGAAGCTAGTATCGTTGTCACTGCGACGGGAAACAAAAACATCATCAGAGAAGAACACTTCAGAAAGATGAATGACAAAACCATAGTTTGTAATATAGGTCACTTTGACAATGAAATCGATATGGCTTGGTTGAACAAAAATTATGGCCATACCAAAGATGTCATCAAGCCTCAAGTAGATCTTTACAACATAGATGGCAAAGATATCATTCTGTTGGCTGAAGGTCGTTTGGTGAATTTAGGTTGTGCTACAGGTCACCCTTCATTTGTAATGTCCAACAGTTTTACTAATCAGGTATTGGCACAGCTTGAACTTTGGACCAATACCGACAAATATGAAAACAAAGTGTATACCCTGCCAAAACATCTTGATGAGAAGGTGGCAAGATTGCACCTCGCAAAGATCGGTGTTGAACTTGAAGAGTTGAGTGCTGATCAGGCTGAGTATATAGGTGTCACTGTACAAGGACCATACAAACCTGAATATTACAGATATTAA
- a CDS encoding PDZ domain-containing protein has protein sequence MKSKFYVILCMLAVAILPNFASAQQNKSDYKKVVIIKKSNENGKVTETRQEAEGEAAEDLMKSMSPDDIETINVEKDKNGDKNIKIITKSASKSKIVSNDKDGGKTIEITSDNKDGKTIEKYKIIKKDGEGEKVIEWDGTGEMPEEMKKEMGKININKNMDGEKMEITVDVENDDDGGSKEDNKMIIVRRGGKDKMRKEIEWIERDGAGFGPEGRHRNYNFNDENPNNNKASLGVMIDDTDDGVVITDMTEGSAAGAAGLRRGDVLLKINDKYIFTSNGLIDALKPYNPNEAVKVRYIREGKEKSVSVTLKARK, from the coding sequence ATGAAATCTAAATTTTATGTTATCCTGTGTATGTTAGCGGTGGCGATTTTACCAAATTTTGCATCAGCACAACAAAACAAATCAGACTATAAAAAAGTAGTCATCATCAAAAAGTCCAATGAAAATGGCAAGGTGACCGAAACCAGACAGGAAGCGGAAGGCGAGGCTGCTGAAGATTTGATGAAATCGATGTCACCTGACGATATAGAAACGATCAATGTCGAGAAAGATAAAAACGGTGACAAGAACATTAAAATAATAACTAAATCAGCTTCAAAATCCAAAATCGTGTCAAATGATAAGGATGGAGGTAAGACAATAGAAATCACTTCCGACAACAAGGATGGCAAAACCATCGAAAAGTATAAAATCATCAAAAAGGATGGCGAAGGAGAAAAAGTGATAGAATGGGACGGGACGGGAGAAATGCCGGAAGAAATGAAAAAAGAGATGGGCAAAATCAATATCAATAAAAATATGGATGGTGAAAAAATGGAAATCACGGTTGATGTTGAAAACGATGACGATGGTGGCAGTAAAGAAGATAATAAAATGATCATCGTACGCAGAGGTGGTAAAGATAAAATGCGCAAGGAAATCGAATGGATAGAAAGAGACGGAGCAGGATTCGGACCTGAAGGAAGACACAGAAACTATAACTTCAATGATGAAAATCCTAATAACAATAAGGCATCTCTGGGCGTCATGATAGATGATACCGATGATGGCGTTGTGATTACCGATATGACCGAGGGGTCAGCAGCCGGTGCCGCCGGACTCAGAAGAGGTGATGTACTACTTAAAATCAATGACAAGTATATATTTACATCCAATGGACTTATAGATGCATTAAAACCATACAATCCCAATGAGGCCGTAAAAGTCAGATATATCAGAGAAGGAAAAGAAAAGTCAGTCAGTGTGACTTTGAAGGCGAGGAAGTAG
- a CDS encoding M56 family metallopeptidase: protein MISDMLLPQPEIINALVWTLLHSVWQFALIALLMSFLLKRYETGGPEKRYFIALVSLLVAFFTGVGTFLYYLNLSASDHTNTFMQTIQWSENGSLAANGFSDDLFLWIERHQHLIFYFWISGVILFSIRFILAALYSEFLSSSFIHVYCQDTFKAFKKVSQHYNIHGNIKIGASKYVTSPLILGFVKPIILFPVSLINQLDIRETEAILAHELAHFVRKDLYVNVVQNLIEVILFYHPAIWWISANIKLERESCCDDMATQYLGDKLLYAKTLLKIQEMSQNHSQPALAMYYSKKESFFSNRIKRILNMTQTRNYLKEKIFTSVLLILIMMVATKNLSGTSDKNQKDNTLANQNIFVSPNTIDSIPNKKESVRIQKRTNDKDYKIAIEDGKITELEVDGKKIDEKDYDKYEDIIAEAKPGRSGDGSKRMFFFDGDHDGPMVLRFGQNPDSFWYDYKTLKDFPGKFRSFDFNNDMLDENIKQQLKEYKILMEDFRGKMFDKKHFEDMQKSYGITEEQMKNMQKQMENFRFNFKDLDSMGFGLREFKFPEFNFEDFNGFKIHPFGDENEDILERINPEARTNNFSDALGNALNKDGLLIPGQENKVELSGKHLKINGEKQPNNIYQKYKRIFEEASGSTLEKNSKLQFNFLGKESKRKFRVY from the coding sequence ATGATATCTGATATGTTATTACCACAACCCGAAATCATCAATGCATTGGTTTGGACGCTGTTGCACTCTGTGTGGCAGTTTGCACTGATAGCATTATTGATGTCCTTTTTGTTGAAGAGATATGAAACCGGCGGACCTGAAAAAAGATACTTTATTGCCTTGGTTAGTCTTTTGGTGGCCTTTTTTACGGGTGTTGGTACTTTTTTATATTATCTTAATCTATCAGCATCAGATCACACAAATACGTTCATGCAAACTATCCAATGGAGCGAAAACGGGTCACTGGCGGCCAATGGATTTTCTGACGATCTTTTTTTATGGATTGAAAGACATCAACACCTCATATTCTACTTCTGGATATCCGGAGTAATACTTTTCAGCATCAGATTTATTTTGGCAGCTTTGTATTCAGAGTTTTTATCTTCATCATTTATACATGTCTATTGTCAGGATACCTTTAAAGCATTCAAAAAGGTAAGCCAGCATTACAACATTCATGGAAATATAAAAATAGGTGCCAGCAAATATGTGACAAGTCCACTTATCCTCGGTTTCGTAAAACCCATCATATTGTTTCCTGTGAGCCTTATCAACCAATTGGATATTCGGGAAACTGAGGCCATTTTAGCACATGAATTGGCACATTTTGTAAGGAAGGATTTGTATGTCAATGTGGTGCAAAATCTGATAGAAGTAATTCTGTTTTATCACCCGGCCATATGGTGGATATCTGCCAATATCAAATTAGAAAGAGAAAGTTGCTGTGACGATATGGCTACCCAATATCTGGGAGACAAGCTATTGTACGCCAAAACACTTCTGAAAATTCAGGAGATGTCACAAAACCATTCTCAACCGGCATTAGCCATGTACTACAGCAAAAAAGAAAGTTTTTTTTCTAACCGTATAAAACGTATATTAAACATGACACAAACACGCAATTATCTCAAAGAGAAGATTTTCACATCAGTATTACTTATTTTGATCATGATGGTGGCCACTAAAAATCTTAGCGGCACGTCAGACAAAAACCAGAAAGACAACACTTTGGCAAATCAAAATATCTTTGTTTCACCGAATACTATAGATTCCATCCCAAACAAAAAGGAATCGGTACGAATTCAAAAAAGGACGAATGACAAGGACTATAAAATAGCCATTGAAGATGGTAAAATCACAGAACTTGAAGTAGATGGAAAAAAAATCGATGAAAAGGATTATGACAAATATGAAGATATCATCGCTGAAGCAAAGCCGGGAAGATCGGGTGATGGCTCAAAAAGAATGTTTTTCTTTGATGGAGATCACGACGGTCCTATGGTATTGAGATTTGGTCAGAATCCTGATTCCTTTTGGTACGATTATAAAACATTGAAGGATTTTCCCGGCAAGTTCAGGTCTTTTGATTTTAACAATGATATGTTGGATGAAAATATCAAACAACAGCTTAAGGAATACAAAATCCTTATGGAGGATTTCAGAGGAAAAATGTTTGATAAGAAACATTTTGAAGACATGCAAAAATCATATGGCATCACTGAAGAACAAATGAAAAATATGCAAAAACAGATGGAAAACTTCAGATTCAATTTTAAAGACCTGGACAGCATGGGATTTGGGCTAAGAGAATTTAAGTTTCCGGAATTCAATTTTGAAGACTTCAATGGTTTTAAAATCCATCCATTCGGTGATGAAAATGAAGACATTTTGGAAAGAATCAATCCGGAAGCAAGGACAAATAACTTTTCTGATGCCCTTGGTAATGCTTTGAACAAAGACGGATTACTCATTCCGGGTCAGGAAAACAAAGTGGAACTTTCAGGAAAACATCTGAAGATCAATGGCGAAAAGCAGCCCAACAACATATATCAGAAATACAAAAGGATTTTTGAAGAAGCCTCCGGATCTACATTGGAGAAAAATTCAAAACTTCAGTTTAATTTTCTGGGTAAGGAATCAAAAAGGAAGTTTAGGGTGTATTAG
- a CDS encoding DUF819 family protein has translation MKHPPVFTEDFVVFGILMLILGFVFYTSSSSNTFWKKFYTIFPSLLMCYLLPSILSSLNIISPEWNVMDSTGNFVMDENMKPVTAKLSIYKVASRLLLPAALILMTLSIDMKALFGLGNKALIMFLTGTVGVILGGPIAVLIVSVFSPETVGGAGFDAVWRGLSTLAGSWIGGGANQTAMLEIYHYNQEKYGAMVLVDIVVANIWMAILLYGIGKKETIDRFFNADNTAIEKLKEKVSSFSASISRMPTLKDYMIILGVVFGAVGLSHWASVVIPDALVSVFPSVGDKSSMLSTFSDGFFWMITVATALGIMFSYTPIKNYEGMGASKLGSVLIYILVASIGMRMDLSSVLSNPGLIVVGLIWMSIHVTLLVVVGKIIKAPFFFLAVGSQANIGGAASAPIVANEFHPSLASVGVLLAIFGYVIGTYGAIICAMLMEMAAPV, from the coding sequence ATGAAACATCCTCCTGTTTTTACCGAAGATTTTGTTGTATTTGGCATATTGATGCTGATACTAGGGTTTGTATTTTATACTTCATCAAGTAGCAATACATTCTGGAAAAAATTTTATACCATTTTCCCATCATTATTGATGTGTTATTTACTGCCATCTATCCTTAGTTCACTGAATATCATCTCACCGGAATGGAATGTAATGGACAGTACCGGCAATTTTGTTATGGATGAAAATATGAAGCCCGTTACTGCAAAATTATCTATATACAAAGTAGCCAGTAGACTATTATTGCCCGCAGCACTTATCCTGATGACCTTAAGTATAGATATGAAGGCACTATTTGGCTTGGGAAATAAGGCATTGATCATGTTTCTCACAGGAACGGTGGGAGTTATCCTGGGAGGACCTATAGCTGTCCTGATAGTTTCTGTTTTTTCACCTGAGACAGTAGGTGGTGCCGGTTTTGATGCAGTCTGGAGAGGCTTGTCTACCCTTGCAGGTAGTTGGATTGGTGGAGGAGCCAATCAGACAGCCATGCTGGAGATATACCACTATAATCAGGAGAAATACGGGGCAATGGTGTTAGTTGATATCGTTGTGGCCAATATCTGGATGGCCATCTTACTTTATGGAATAGGAAAAAAAGAAACCATTGACCGATTTTTTAATGCTGACAATACGGCCATCGAAAAACTAAAAGAAAAGGTGTCTTCTTTTAGTGCATCAATCAGCAGGATGCCTACACTGAAAGATTATATGATCATCTTGGGTGTAGTATTTGGAGCTGTGGGTTTATCACACTGGGCAAGTGTAGTTATTCCTGATGCATTGGTCTCTGTTTTTCCATCGGTAGGAGACAAATCAAGTATGCTCAGTACCTTTAGCGATGGTTTTTTCTGGATGATTACAGTTGCTACTGCCTTAGGAATCATGTTTTCATATACGCCTATCAAAAATTATGAAGGAATGGGTGCCAGCAAATTGGGAAGTGTTTTGATTTACATTCTGGTGGCTTCTATAGGCATGCGTATGGATTTGTCATCGGTGCTCAGCAATCCCGGCCTCATAGTAGTGGGTTTGATATGGATGAGTATTCATGTCACTTTGTTGGTTGTAGTAGGTAAGATTATTAAAGCGCCATTCTTTTTCTTAGCTGTAGGCAGTCAGGCCAATATAGGTGGAGCGGCATCTGCCCCGATAGTTGCCAATGAATTTCACCCGTCTCTGGCAAGTGTTGGTGTATTACTGGCAATATTTGGATACGTCATCGGGACTTACGGGGCGATCATCTGTGCTATGTTGATGGAGATGGCAGCACCTGTTTAA
- a CDS encoding RNA polymerase sigma factor, translated as MSDEEAVEQYLLSQNVNYFNLLYDRYTDKVYAKCISMLRDQELAEDATQEIFVKILLSLSKFSGKSKFSTWLYSITYNYCIDQIRREKKENTVTVNDFSRIDQVDDDMYDSEIKETNVFRLKEVMEKLNAEDKSILMMKYQDDLSIRDICSILDKTESAVKMKILRAKEKFLKIYHEEFKELAS; from the coding sequence ATGAGCGATGAAGAGGCTGTTGAACAATATCTTTTGTCTCAGAATGTAAATTACTTCAACCTGCTGTATGACAGATATACAGATAAAGTATATGCCAAATGTATATCCATGTTGAGGGACCAGGAACTTGCAGAAGATGCTACTCAGGAAATATTTGTAAAAATCTTACTGAGTTTATCTAAATTTAGTGGAAAATCAAAATTTTCTACATGGTTGTACTCCATAACATACAACTATTGTATTGATCAAATTCGAAGAGAGAAGAAAGAAAATACTGTTACTGTCAATGATTTTAGCCGAATAGATCAGGTAGATGATGATATGTATGATTCAGAAATAAAGGAGACGAATGTATTCAGGTTGAAAGAAGTAATGGAAAAGTTGAATGCGGAAGATAAAAGTATCTTAATGATGAAATATCAGGATGATTTGTCTATCAGGGATATATGTAGCATACTGGATAAGACGGAGTCGGCTGTCAAAATGAAGATACTCAGGGCAAAAGAGAAATTTTTAAAGATTTATCACGAAGAATTTAAAGAATTAGCTTCTTAG
- a CDS encoding transposase, translating into MAIESTGGYENNWYNQLVSFDKRIIMFRINPLRTHHESKKNMHRNINDAISSEIIARHVSENYEELEKAKPRSLHFYTAKQMHKTIQGFIKQKTRNINQLEKVVYSCIPGLLTFSKNGMPKYMYKLLQKYPSKAKILNAKTASLAKIKGLTMEKAKAIQKAVKLDSGSGNTILTELNIKTLAQTINLFSTQIKELQSELAKHGANDLADFLVTIPGCGIESAVSLSIEIEDINRFNSAASLCCYFGVHPENHTSGDISKKPKMSKKEVVHIGVQ; encoded by the coding sequence TTGGCTATTGAAAGTACCGGTGGGTATGAAAACAATTGGTATAATCAATTGGTAAGTTTTGATAAGCGAATCATCATGTTCAGGATTAATCCGTTGCGGACACATCATGAGTCAAAAAAGAATATGCATCGCAATATTAATGACGCCATCAGTAGTGAAATTATAGCTAGGCATGTATCTGAAAATTATGAAGAACTAGAGAAAGCCAAGCCTAGATCCTTACATTTTTATACTGCGAAACAGATGCACAAAACTATACAAGGATTTATTAAACAAAAGACGAGAAATATCAACCAACTTGAGAAAGTAGTGTATAGTTGTATTCCTGGTCTTTTAACTTTTAGTAAAAATGGCATGCCAAAATACATGTATAAATTACTTCAAAAGTATCCATCAAAGGCAAAGATATTAAATGCGAAAACAGCTTCTTTGGCTAAAATCAAAGGGTTAACCATGGAGAAGGCTAAGGCCATCCAAAAAGCGGTGAAGCTAGATTCAGGGTCGGGTAATACGATACTTACTGAGCTAAATATTAAAACATTGGCCCAAACTATTAACTTATTCTCCACCCAGATCAAAGAACTTCAATCAGAACTTGCTAAACACGGAGCCAACGACTTAGCGGATTTCTTAGTCACAATTCCTGGTTGCGGCATCGAGTCAGCAGTGTCATTAAGCATAGAAATAGAAGATATAAATCGATTTAACAGTGCCGCATCACTTTGTTGCTATTTTGGAGTACACCCAGAAAACCATACAAGTGGTGATATATCAAAGAAACCTAAAATGAGCAAAAAGGAAGTAGTTCATATAGGGGTACAATAG
- a CDS encoding DUF3078 domain-containing protein: MKQVITLLFLTMTFFVSQAQTLEELKKQKADLEAKAAPIQAQADAIKAEISGLNGKISSFPGWYKGAFGTLGANFLGRNQWFAAGDLKDSRATTLMGSFNAFANQIESKYFWRNAGSLNLGWQKLKKGTETSANEPKFEPIADVFNVTSLFGYNITSKLAASALGEYRTSIIRKFNDPGYLDLGVGVTYTPMKNMVFVFHPLNYNFVFAKDDTKFSPSLGCKIVGDYNTEISKGINWRTNLAGFLSYKNASPSLHNGTWTNWLGFNLFNGIGVGVEFALRYSEQEVAKTQNYYTVGLSYKL, translated from the coding sequence ATGAAACAGGTAATAACACTTTTATTTTTGACAATGACATTTTTTGTCAGTCAGGCTCAAACTCTGGAGGAACTCAAAAAACAAAAAGCAGACCTCGAAGCCAAAGCGGCACCCATCCAGGCACAAGCTGATGCAATCAAGGCAGAAATCTCGGGGTTAAATGGTAAAATTTCATCCTTTCCAGGTTGGTACAAAGGAGCATTCGGAACATTGGGCGCCAATTTCCTGGGACGAAATCAATGGTTTGCCGCAGGAGATCTTAAAGACTCAAGAGCAACTACCCTCATGGGCAGCTTCAATGCATTTGCCAATCAGATAGAGTCAAAATATTTCTGGAGAAATGCAGGGAGCCTCAATCTCGGATGGCAAAAATTGAAAAAAGGAACAGAAACTTCTGCCAACGAACCAAAATTTGAGCCGATTGCAGATGTTTTTAATGTAACTTCTTTATTTGGATACAATATTACAAGTAAGCTGGCTGCATCTGCTCTTGGAGAATATAGAACGTCTATCATTAGAAAATTTAATGATCCGGGATATCTTGACCTTGGAGTCGGGGTGACCTATACTCCAATGAAAAACATGGTGTTCGTTTTTCACCCGCTTAACTACAACTTTGTATTTGCAAAAGATGATACAAAATTTTCTCCATCTTTGGGTTGTAAAATTGTGGGAGATTATAATACAGAAATCTCAAAAGGAATCAACTGGAGGACAAATCTTGCCGGATTTTTAAGCTATAAAAATGCAAGTCCTTCTCTTCATAATGGGACTTGGACCAACTGGTTGGGCTTTAACCTGTTTAATGGTATCGGAGTAGGTGTGGAGTTTGCACTGAGATATTCAGAGCAGGAAGTAGCAAAGACTCAGAATTACTACACAGTGGGTCTGAGCTATAAATTATAA
- a CDS encoding mechanosensitive ion channel, whose amino-acid sequence MTAVGALDMPVLADLIQNFIIFVPNLIAAFIILLGGLLLADTLKNIVHATCKSLGMPSANIIASFVFYFIFVNVIIVALSQAKINTEFFAQNISIIIAGGVLAFSIGYGFASKDLVASFLASYYTKDKLNVGDKVTLNGVTGTISNVDKSSVTIRSDNKSVIIPLNKILQHNIEIHL is encoded by the coding sequence ATGACTGCTGTGGGCGCATTAGATATGCCTGTACTGGCGGATTTAATTCAGAACTTTATCATCTTTGTTCCAAATCTCATCGCTGCATTTATCATACTCCTTGGCGGACTTCTTCTTGCTGACACTCTCAAAAATATAGTACACGCAACTTGTAAGTCATTAGGTATGCCTTCTGCCAATATTATCGCATCGTTTGTTTTTTATTTTATTTTTGTCAATGTCATTATAGTAGCTTTGTCACAGGCGAAGATCAATACAGAATTTTTTGCACAAAATATCTCCATTATCATAGCGGGAGGCGTACTTGCTTTTTCCATTGGTTATGGCTTTGCTTCAAAAGATCTTGTTGCTAGTTTTTTGGCTTCATATTATACCAAAGACAAATTGAATGTAGGAGACAAAGTGACATTAAATGGTGTGACAGGCACCATTTCCAATGTGGATAAATCTTCCGTAACTATTCGATCAGACAATAAATCCGTCATCATCCCATTGAATAAAATCCTTCAGCATAATATTGAAATTCATTTATAA
- a CDS encoding BlaI/MecI/CopY family transcriptional regulator: MSKLRPTESELEILQILWRKGASTVRDINDLLNLRRDVGYTTTLKFMQIMNEKGLVIRDTTTKVHIYMAAVKENETKNNLMEAFINVTFQGSAMNLVMQALGNSKSSPEELKELKSLIDQIENNT; the protein is encoded by the coding sequence ATGTCTAAATTGAGACCAACAGAATCCGAACTTGAAATCCTCCAGATCCTATGGAGAAAAGGGGCTTCAACTGTCAGAGATATCAATGATCTGCTCAATCTTCGCAGAGATGTGGGTTATACAACTACACTCAAATTCATGCAAATCATGAATGAGAAAGGATTGGTCATCAGAGATACTACCACCAAAGTCCACATCTATATGGCGGCTGTTAAAGAAAACGAAACAAAAAATAATCTTATGGAAGCTTTTATCAATGTGACATTTCAGGGTTCTGCTATGAATCTGGTGATGCAGGCATTGGGCAATTCCAAGTCATCTCCCGAAGAATTGAAAGAACTGAAATCTCTGATAGATCAAATAGAAAACAATACCTGA